One region of Thiomonas intermedia genomic DNA includes:
- a CDS encoding 3-hydroxyacyl-CoA dehydrogenase/enoyl-CoA hydratase family protein codes for MTQTIHIRKVAVLGAGVMGAQIAAHCINARVPVVLFDLPAKEGRKNGIVDKAVANLKKLSPAPLGDAAEAGQITQANYETDLELLQSCDLVIEAIAERMDWKHDLYKKVTPHLGANTIFASNTSGLSITALSEGFDAELRRRFCGVHFFNPPRYMHLVELIPTASTDGAILDRLETFLTTTLGKGVVRAKDTPNFVANRVGVFSILAVIKEGEKFGLGFDVIDDLTGAKLGRAKSATFRTSDVVGLDTMAHVIKTMQDTLPAGIDPFAALYATPPVLATLVGQGALGQKTGAGFYKKVGRDILKFDPAKGDYVPGGGKADEIVVRMLKKPAAERFKLLRESSNPQAQFLWSIFRDVWHYVALHLADIADNARDLDFAIRWGFGWNEGPFESWQAAGWKQIADWIAEDIAEGKALCSAPLPAWVGQIDGVHKPEGSYSAAKHVYVGRSNLPVYARQPFKQAVLGENAADPRTAGGTVFEDESIRLWTAPGADDVLVASFKTKMNTIGPGVIAGLHKAVELAEGRYKGVVVWQPTSLSGGPFSAGADLQSMMPAFMAGGPKAIEPEEKKLQDMMLTLRYAQVPVVAAVSGIALGGGTELSVYCARRVVHFESYMGLVEMGVGLLPGGGGLTYLARRAAEQAQGGDILHFLKTGFQAAAMATVGKSALESRNLGYLLPSDAIVMHAHELLHVAVGQARALFDAGYRPPMPGQTFPVLGRNGVATIRAQLVNLRDGGFISAYDDEIATRIATVLCGGDVEEGAPADEATLMALERKHFCELLGQAKTQERIMGMLQTGKPVRN; via the coding sequence ATGACGCAGACGATCCATATCCGCAAGGTCGCGGTGCTCGGTGCAGGTGTCATGGGCGCGCAGATCGCCGCCCATTGCATCAACGCCCGGGTGCCGGTGGTGTTGTTCGATCTACCGGCCAAGGAAGGTAGAAAGAACGGCATCGTCGACAAGGCCGTGGCCAACCTCAAGAAGCTCAGCCCCGCGCCGCTGGGCGATGCGGCCGAGGCCGGCCAGATCACCCAGGCCAACTACGAGACCGATCTCGAACTGTTGCAGAGCTGCGATCTGGTGATCGAGGCCATCGCCGAGCGCATGGACTGGAAGCACGATCTCTACAAGAAGGTCACGCCGCATCTGGGCGCCAACACCATCTTTGCGTCCAACACCTCGGGTCTGTCCATCACCGCGTTGTCCGAGGGCTTCGATGCCGAATTGCGCCGCCGCTTCTGCGGCGTGCATTTCTTCAACCCGCCGCGCTATATGCACTTGGTGGAGCTCATTCCCACCGCGAGCACCGACGGCGCCATTCTCGACCGGCTCGAAACCTTCCTCACCACCACGCTGGGCAAGGGCGTGGTGCGCGCCAAGGACACGCCGAACTTCGTCGCCAACCGCGTGGGCGTGTTCTCCATTCTGGCGGTCATCAAGGAGGGGGAGAAGTTCGGTCTGGGGTTCGACGTCATCGACGACCTCACCGGAGCCAAGCTCGGGCGGGCCAAGAGCGCGACCTTCCGCACCTCCGACGTGGTCGGCCTGGACACCATGGCCCATGTCATCAAGACCATGCAGGACACCCTGCCCGCGGGCATTGACCCGTTCGCCGCGCTCTATGCCACGCCGCCTGTGCTGGCCACGCTGGTGGGGCAGGGGGCGCTGGGCCAGAAGACTGGCGCGGGCTTCTACAAGAAGGTGGGACGGGACATCCTGAAGTTCGATCCCGCCAAGGGCGACTACGTGCCCGGTGGCGGCAAGGCCGACGAGATCGTGGTGCGCATGCTCAAGAAGCCGGCGGCCGAACGGTTCAAACTCCTGCGCGAATCGAGCAATCCCCAGGCACAGTTCCTGTGGAGCATCTTCCGCGACGTGTGGCATTACGTGGCCCTGCATCTGGCCGACATTGCCGACAACGCCCGCGACCTCGACTTCGCCATCCGCTGGGGTTTCGGCTGGAACGAAGGCCCGTTCGAAAGCTGGCAGGCCGCGGGCTGGAAGCAGATCGCCGACTGGATCGCCGAAGACATCGCCGAGGGCAAGGCGCTGTGCAGCGCGCCGCTGCCGGCCTGGGTGGGCCAGATCGACGGCGTGCACAAACCCGAGGGTTCCTACTCGGCGGCAAAGCATGTTTATGTGGGCCGCTCGAACCTGCCGGTCTATGCCCGCCAGCCGTTCAAGCAGGCCGTGCTCGGCGAGAACGCAGCCGACCCGCGCACCGCAGGCGGCACCGTGTTCGAGGACGAGTCGATCCGCCTGTGGACGGCCCCCGGCGCCGACGACGTCTTGGTCGCCAGCTTCAAGACCAAGATGAACACCATCGGTCCCGGCGTCATCGCTGGTCTGCACAAGGCCGTGGAACTGGCCGAAGGCCGGTACAAGGGCGTGGTGGTCTGGCAGCCGACTTCGCTGTCGGGCGGGCCCTTCAGCGCGGGGGCCGATCTGCAGTCGATGATGCCGGCCTTCATGGCGGGCGGTCCGAAGGCCATCGAGCCGGAGGAAAAGAAGCTGCAGGACATGATGCTCACCCTGCGCTACGCCCAGGTGCCCGTGGTGGCCGCGGTCAGCGGCATCGCCCTGGGCGGCGGCACCGAGCTGAGCGTGTACTGCGCCCGCCGCGTGGTGCATTTCGAGAGCTATATGGGTCTGGTGGAAATGGGCGTGGGCCTGCTGCCCGGCGGCGGCGGCCTCACCTATCTGGCTCGCCGCGCCGCAGAGCAGGCTCAGGGCGGCGACATCCTGCATTTTCTCAAAACGGGTTTCCAGGCCGCGGCCATGGCCACGGTGGGCAAGTCGGCGCTGGAAAGCCGCAACCTGGGCTACCTGCTGCCCAGCGACGCCATCGTCATGCATGCCCACGAACTGCTGCACGTGGCGGTGGGACAGGCCCGTGCGTTGTTCGACGCGGGCTACCGTCCGCCGATGCCGGGTCAGACCTTCCCGGTGCTCGGACGCAACGGCGTGGCCACCATTCGGGCTCAGTTGGTGAACCTGCGCGACGGCGGCTTCATCTCGGCCTATGACGACGAGATCGCCACCCGAATCGCCACGGTCCTGTGCGGCGGCGACGTGGAAGAGGGCGCGCCGGCCGACGAGGCCACGCTGATGGCGCTGGAACGCAAGCACTTCTGCGAACTGCTCGGCCAGGCCAAGACCCAGGAACGCATCATGGGCATGTTGCAGACCGGCAAGCCGGTGCGCAACTGA
- a CDS encoding PaaI family thioesterase — MDFTPNLASGSAVLAAQPFSAWIGAELEGFEPGRAVLALNLRPELHQQHGFAHGGVLCYLADNALTFAGGSVLGPAVVTSELKVNYLRPAQGERLVAEATVLSSGRSQAVVRCDIHVLEGGSRKLCAAAQGTITLLTQPAPQA; from the coding sequence ATGGACTTCACGCCCAACCTCGCCAGCGGCAGCGCCGTGCTCGCGGCGCAGCCCTTCAGCGCCTGGATCGGTGCCGAGCTCGAAGGGTTCGAGCCGGGCCGTGCGGTACTGGCACTGAACCTGCGGCCGGAGCTGCATCAGCAGCACGGCTTTGCGCACGGCGGGGTGCTCTGCTACCTCGCTGACAACGCTCTCACCTTCGCTGGCGGTAGCGTGCTTGGCCCGGCCGTGGTGACCTCGGAGTTGAAGGTCAACTATCTGCGCCCGGCGCAGGGTGAGCGCCTCGTGGCCGAGGCCACGGTGCTGTCGAGCGGCCGTAGTCAGGCGGTCGTGCGTTGCGACATCCACGTCCTGGAAGGTGGCAGCCGCAAGCTATGCGCTGCCGCCCAGGGCACCATCACACTCTTGACCCAGCCTGCGCCGCAGGCCTGA